In Gemmatimonas sp. UBA7669, one genomic interval encodes:
- a CDS encoding ABC transporter permease gives MRALEMAIAWRYLRSRRGSRLLSLSSVISIAGVVVGVSALIIVMGVMSGLQYYLRERILVGSPDVRVLPYGDDMRLRDWQPVLEQVRRAPGVERAAPFVQTQALVRNLRGYPTGAQVVGLPPAGDGEVTAIRQQAILGEFAFRREGVDLPGVVLGRLLASKLNAFPGDTVVLYGVGTQEINASTGMLIPGYDSLVVTGLFETGLYDYDDGWAYVSLEAAQRFSGFGEDVTGIEVKTADRNAAPAVADTLRATLTAPVRAISWQEHNRSFFQALSLEKLGMGFILLLIFVVAAFNIVSTLTMVVSDKTREIGILRAMGLSATSVRRVFLWQGVVIGAVGTVGGLVLGISLAWLLEAKQLIALDPSVYLIDHLPVRLDIPDIVLIVGVSFVVSTLATLYPAAQAARLYPVEAIRHE, from the coding sequence ATGCGTGCGCTCGAGATGGCGATTGCCTGGCGTTACCTGCGCAGTCGGCGCGGGTCGCGGCTGTTGTCGCTCAGTAGCGTCATATCCATCGCTGGCGTCGTGGTGGGCGTTTCGGCGCTCATCATCGTGATGGGGGTGATGAGTGGGTTGCAGTACTATCTCCGCGAACGCATCCTCGTGGGCAGTCCTGATGTGCGCGTGCTGCCGTATGGGGACGACATGCGGCTGCGAGACTGGCAGCCGGTCCTGGAGCAAGTGCGTCGTGCGCCCGGTGTGGAACGCGCCGCGCCCTTTGTGCAAACGCAAGCGCTGGTGCGCAACTTGCGCGGGTATCCGACGGGTGCGCAGGTGGTGGGACTGCCACCTGCCGGCGACGGCGAAGTCACCGCCATACGGCAGCAGGCCATTCTGGGGGAGTTCGCGTTCCGCCGCGAAGGCGTGGACCTGCCGGGTGTGGTATTGGGCCGCTTGCTGGCGTCCAAGCTGAACGCGTTCCCCGGTGACACGGTGGTGCTCTACGGTGTCGGCACGCAGGAGATCAACGCGTCCACCGGCATGCTCATCCCGGGCTACGATTCACTGGTGGTGACCGGGCTCTTCGAAACGGGTCTGTACGACTACGACGATGGCTGGGCCTATGTCTCGCTGGAGGCGGCGCAGCGATTCTCTGGGTTTGGCGAGGATGTGACGGGCATCGAAGTCAAGACTGCCGATCGCAACGCAGCGCCGGCGGTCGCCGACACACTGCGCGCCACATTGACAGCGCCGGTGCGGGCGATTTCGTGGCAGGAGCACAATCGCTCGTTCTTTCAGGCCCTCAGTCTCGAGAAGCTGGGCATGGGCTTCATTCTGCTGCTGATATTTGTGGTGGCAGCATTCAACATCGTCAGCACACTGACCATGGTCGTGTCGGACAAGACCCGTGAGATCGGCATTCTGCGTGCCATGGGCCTGTCGGCGACGTCTGTGCGTCGGGTCTTTCTCTGGCAGGGCGTGGTCATTGGGGCGGTCGGCACGGTGGGCGGATTGGTGCTCGGCATCAGCCTTGCCTGGCTGCTGGAGGCCAAGCAGTTGATCGCCCTCGATCCGTCGGTGTACCTCATCGATCATCTGCCGGTGAGGCTCGATATCCCAGACATCGTGCTCATTGTCGGTGTCAGTTTCGTGGTCTCCACCCTCGCGACCCTGTATCCGGCCGCACAAGCGGCCCGCCTCTACCCGGTGGAGGCCATTCGCCATGAGTGA
- the prfB gene encoding peptide chain release factor 2 (programmed frameshift), translating into MQDGERLKVLARAEERLADMRGIFDVESKRSTLNAYEEEMADAAFWNDQEHARDIVQQVKVLKGWVEPTESLTSRIASARELDELLAMEPDAGMNADLDAEVERIVVELDAFELKSLLRGKDDFRDAQVEISAGAGGTEAQDWASMLLRLYTRWAERKGFEIEMLDLSEGEEAGIKGAVLEIKGQFAYGFLRPESGVHRLVRISPFDSQARRHTSFASVFVYPVVNEEINIEIREEDLRIDVYRASGAGGQHVNKTSSAVRITHLPTGIVCASQQERSQFKNKATAMKQLKNRLYQLEAEKQAAVKAAFDANKQDVTFGSQIRSYVFQPYTMVNDHRTELKIADVQKVMDGDIDPFIQAYLKQESAAGAEGGVA; encoded by the exons GAAGGTGCTCGCGCGGGCTGAAGAACGGCTCGCGGACATGCGG GGTATCTTTGACGTCGAGAGCAAGCGCTCGACGCTGAACGCATACGAAGAAGAGATGGCCGACGCGGCTTTCTGGAACGACCAGGAGCATGCGCGCGACATCGTTCAGCAGGTCAAGGTATTGAAGGGGTGGGTGGAACCCACCGAATCGCTGACGTCGCGCATCGCGAGTGCGCGCGAACTCGACGAACTGCTGGCGATGGAGCCGGACGCGGGCATGAACGCCGACCTCGATGCGGAAGTGGAGCGCATTGTGGTGGAGCTCGATGCCTTCGAGCTCAAGTCGCTGCTCCGCGGCAAGGACGATTTCCGCGACGCGCAGGTCGAAATTTCGGCGGGTGCCGGTGGCACGGAGGCCCAGGACTGGGCCAGCATGCTGCTGCGTCTCTACACGCGCTGGGCCGAACGCAAGGGTTTCGAGATCGAGATGCTCGACTTGTCCGAGGGCGAAGAAGCCGGGATCAAGGGCGCCGTCCTCGAAATCAAGGGACAGTTCGCCTATGGCTTCCTGCGCCCCGAGTCCGGGGTGCATCGTCTCGTGCGAATTTCACCGTTCGACTCGCAGGCGCGTCGCCACACGAGTTTTGCATCGGTCTTCGTGTATCCGGTGGTGAACGAGGAGATCAACATCGAGATCCGCGAAGAGGATCTCCGGATCGACGTGTATCGTGCCTCGGGTGCCGGTGGGCAGCACGTCAACAAGACCTCGTCGGCCGTGCGCATCACGCACTTGCCCACGGGCATCGTGTGTGCCTCGCAGCAGGAACGCTCGCAGTTCAAGAACAAGGCCACGGCGATGAAGCAGCTCAAGAATCGCCTGTATCAGCTCGAGGCGGAGAAGCAGGCGGCGGTGAAGGCCGCGTTCGACGCCAACAAGCAGGATGTGACGTTCGGCAGTCAAATCCGCAGCTACGTCTTCCAGCCCTACACGATGGTCAACGACCACCGCACCGAGCTCAAGATCGCCGACGTGCAGAAAGTGATGGACGGCGACATCGATCCGTTCATCCAGGCCTACCTCAAGCAGGAGAGCGCCGCTGGCGCCGAGGGAGGCGTGGCGTGA
- a CDS encoding ABC transporter ATP-binding protein, which produces MSETAQQAQGAVAPVVAAEGVVMEYRGGDGMILRVLDEVAIEVQRGEMVAIVGESGAGKSTLLHVLGALDRPTAGRVRLDGQAVETLSDEAVDALRNRTVGFVFQFHHLLREFSAIENVMMPLRISGMEEAEARERAAGLLARVGLGERLHHRPAAMSGGEQQRTAVARALAARPAVLLADEPSGNLDRYNAERLHDLFAELAREQSLGLVVVTHNQSLAARADRVLSLVGGRLVESDVRGDG; this is translated from the coding sequence ATGAGTGAGACCGCTCAGCAAGCCCAAGGCGCTGTGGCCCCAGTGGTGGCAGCCGAGGGTGTGGTCATGGAGTACCGCGGCGGCGATGGCATGATTCTGCGCGTGCTCGATGAGGTCGCCATCGAGGTACAGCGCGGCGAGATGGTGGCCATCGTGGGGGAGAGCGGGGCCGGCAAGAGCACCCTGTTGCATGTGCTGGGGGCGTTGGACCGCCCGACGGCCGGCCGGGTGCGCCTGGATGGTCAGGCGGTGGAAACCCTCAGTGACGAAGCGGTGGACGCGCTGCGCAACCGGACGGTGGGCTTCGTTTTCCAGTTCCACCATCTCCTGCGCGAATTCTCGGCTATCGAGAACGTCATGATGCCGCTGAGGATTAGTGGAATGGAGGAGGCCGAGGCCCGGGAACGGGCGGCCGGTCTGTTGGCCCGCGTGGGGCTGGGGGAGCGCCTGCATCACCGGCCGGCGGCCATGTCGGGCGGAGAGCAGCAGCGTACGGCGGTGGCGCGGGCCCTGGCAGCCCGCCCGGCGGTGCTGCTGGCAGATGAACCAAGTGGCAATCTCGACCGTTACAACGCTGAGCGGTTGCACGACCTGTTTGCGGAACTGGCCCGCGAGCAGTCTCTGGGGTTGGTGGTAGTCACCCACAACCAGAGTCTGGCGGCACGGGCCGATCGAGTGCTTTCGTTGGTGGGAGGACGGTTGGTGGAGTCGGATGTCCGGGGGGACGGCTGA
- a CDS encoding protein arginine kinase → MTSPRPELDLSLLPDGGVQWLDASGPNSDVVISTRMRLARNVSGYAFTGRARDGERLRLLAQVRDALGGVPTLRSSVLVRLDELEAVDRQLLHERHLVSKELAGLDPQHPVRSGAAAFLGEQAGLLVNEEDHLRLQALRSGFAVAEAFGAVTRLDRELGAQLPYAYHREFGFLTACPTNTGTGLRASVLIHLPGLVLTKEIGKVLAGLQQMGLTYRGLYGEGSEVVGNFFQLSNQTTLGRSEEELQDLLVRVVRHVIEREEEARRVLVRDAGYIIEDKLWRAYGTLRYARSLTFDEAMNYLSGVRLAVGLKLITGLSVYTLNKLLIFAQTAHLSHGEGRVLTDGEANLARARYVRQVLVSEGGGVE, encoded by the coding sequence ATGACGAGTCCGCGCCCCGAGCTCGACTTGTCACTGCTGCCCGATGGTGGTGTGCAGTGGCTGGATGCATCGGGCCCCAATAGCGACGTGGTGATCTCCACTCGCATGCGATTGGCGCGCAACGTGAGCGGTTATGCGTTCACCGGACGGGCCCGCGATGGCGAGCGACTGCGTTTGCTGGCCCAGGTGCGTGATGCGCTGGGCGGTGTGCCCACACTGCGCAGTTCGGTGCTGGTGCGCCTCGATGAACTGGAGGCGGTGGATCGCCAGCTGCTGCATGAGCGGCATCTGGTGAGCAAGGAACTGGCCGGCCTCGATCCGCAGCATCCGGTGCGCTCAGGTGCTGCGGCCTTTCTGGGTGAACAGGCCGGCTTGCTGGTCAACGAAGAGGATCACCTGCGGCTGCAGGCTTTGCGGTCGGGCTTCGCCGTGGCGGAGGCCTTCGGAGCCGTAACGCGGCTCGATCGTGAGCTGGGCGCGCAGCTGCCCTATGCCTATCACCGCGAGTTCGGATTCCTCACGGCCTGTCCGACCAATACGGGCACCGGATTGCGGGCCTCGGTGTTGATCCACTTGCCGGGACTGGTGCTGACCAAGGAAATCGGCAAGGTGCTGGCCGGCCTGCAGCAGATGGGCCTCACGTATCGCGGGTTGTACGGCGAGGGGAGTGAGGTTGTGGGCAACTTTTTCCAGTTGTCCAACCAGACCACGCTGGGACGATCGGAAGAGGAGTTGCAGGACCTGCTCGTGCGCGTCGTGCGTCATGTGATCGAGCGCGAGGAGGAAGCCCGTCGTGTGCTGGTGCGGGATGCGGGCTATATTATCGAGGACAAGTTGTGGCGCGCCTACGGCACATTGCGGTACGCCCGCAGTCTGACGTTCGACGAAGCCATGAACTACCTGAGTGGCGTGCGACTGGCGGTCGGTCTGAAACTGATCACCGGGCTCAGTGTATACACTCTCAACAAGCTCCTGATTTTTGCGCAGACGGCACACCTCTCCCATGGCGAGGGGCGGGTGCTGACGGATGGCGAAGCAAACCTGGCCCGTGCCCGCTATGTGCGGCAGGTCCTGGTGAGCGAAGGCGGTGGTGTCGAATGA
- the lysS gene encoding lysine--tRNA ligase, which produces MQARREKLDRLRAAGVEPFGYSFDRTHTAAEAVAALGSSEEGPEVTVAGRLVSWRSQGKTAFAHLADMDGRVQLYFRKDEIGDAAFAQLGDYDLGDWVGVRGTMMRTRTGEATIKVVQVELLSKSLRPLPLGKEQVVDGQLVRYSAFSDTEQRARQRYADLAVHPEVRALFRARSVLTRAIRSHLDGLGYLEVETPVLQPLYGGAAARPFITHHNTLDMPLYLRIADELYLKRLIVGGFERVYEIGHDFRNEGIDRTHNPEFTMLEFYEAFADYTTMMERVESLLVAASDAVRAIPIVGEKVPQLVTPFPRIEWVPSLSKAAGADVMAASDAELRSMAERIGVSKVSTLSRPKLLDEMFQELVESRIDTPTFVVDYPKELSPLAKPKRGGPEGITERFELFAKGKELANAFSELNDPIDQRERFEAQAALRAAGDDEASGVDEDYLRAMEYGMPPTGGVGIGIDRLFMYLTDTHNIRDVILFPTMRPE; this is translated from the coding sequence ATGCAGGCTCGGCGCGAGAAGCTCGACCGCTTGCGGGCGGCTGGCGTGGAACCCTTTGGGTACTCGTTCGATCGCACGCACACGGCGGCGGAAGCCGTGGCGGCATTGGGCAGCAGCGAAGAGGGTCCGGAGGTCACCGTAGCCGGTCGTCTCGTGTCGTGGCGCAGCCAAGGCAAGACGGCGTTCGCGCACCTGGCTGACATGGACGGCCGTGTGCAGTTGTACTTCCGCAAAGACGAAATCGGCGACGCGGCCTTCGCGCAGCTGGGCGATTACGACCTGGGCGACTGGGTGGGCGTGCGTGGCACGATGATGCGCACGCGCACGGGCGAGGCCACGATCAAGGTGGTGCAGGTGGAATTGCTGTCCAAGTCACTGCGTCCGCTGCCGTTGGGCAAGGAGCAGGTGGTGGACGGGCAGCTCGTGCGCTATTCGGCCTTCAGTGATACCGAGCAGCGCGCGCGGCAGCGCTATGCGGACCTCGCGGTGCATCCCGAAGTGCGGGCGCTGTTCCGTGCCCGCTCGGTGCTCACGCGCGCCATCCGCTCGCACCTCGATGGCCTGGGGTACCTCGAAGTGGAGACGCCGGTGTTGCAGCCGCTGTACGGCGGTGCCGCGGCGCGTCCCTTCATCACGCACCACAACACGCTCGACATGCCGCTGTATCTGCGCATTGCCGACGAGTTGTACCTGAAGCGCCTCATCGTGGGCGGCTTCGAGCGCGTGTACGAGATCGGCCACGACTTCCGCAACGAAGGCATCGACCGGACGCACAATCCGGAGTTCACGATGCTCGAGTTTTACGAGGCGTTTGCCGACTACACCACCATGATGGAGCGGGTGGAGTCGCTGCTGGTGGCCGCCTCCGATGCGGTGCGTGCCATTCCCATCGTGGGTGAGAAGGTGCCGCAGCTGGTGACGCCGTTCCCGCGCATTGAGTGGGTGCCCAGTCTGTCGAAGGCGGCGGGTGCCGACGTCATGGCGGCCAGCGATGCCGAGTTGCGAAGCATGGCCGAGCGCATTGGTGTGTCCAAGGTGTCCACCCTGAGTCGGCCCAAGCTGCTCGACGAGATGTTCCAGGAACTCGTGGAGTCGCGCATCGATACACCGACGTTCGTGGTGGATTATCCGAAGGAACTCTCGCCGCTGGCCAAGCCCAAGCGCGGTGGCCCGGAAGGCATCACGGAGCGCTTCGAGCTGTTTGCCAAGGGCAAGGAACTGGCCAACGCCTTCTCCGAGCTCAACGACCCCATCGATCAGCGCGAGCGCTTCGAGGCGCAGGCGGCGCTGCGTGCCGCGGGTGACGACGAGGCGAGCGGTGTGGACGAGGATTATCTGCGCGCGATGGAGTACGGCATGCCGCCCACGGGCGGCGTGGGCATCGGCATCGACCGGTTGTTCATGTACCTCACGGACACGCACAACATTCGCGATGTGATCCTGTTCCCCACCATGCGGCCGGAGTAG
- a CDS encoding UvrB/UvrC motif-containing protein produces the protein MLCDSCKERDAVVHLTRIVDNAVTQLHLCEKCAAAKGVETTLSVPQHPLGDILQAVQQQAPSTSEDAAACAFCGATARDFRASGRLGCAHCYDAMEHSLRELLRRLHGSSRHVGQRYDAPVTHVLEKPDTLHDLRDRLRRAVEAEQFELAASLRDRIRQLETETV, from the coding sequence ATGCTGTGCGACAGCTGCAAGGAACGGGATGCGGTGGTGCACCTGACGCGGATCGTGGATAACGCGGTCACGCAGTTGCATCTCTGCGAAAAGTGCGCGGCGGCGAAGGGCGTGGAGACCACGCTTTCGGTGCCGCAGCACCCGTTGGGTGACATTCTGCAGGCGGTGCAGCAGCAGGCGCCCAGCACAAGTGAAGACGCGGCGGCCTGCGCGTTCTGCGGAGCCACGGCGCGTGATTTCCGCGCCAGTGGCCGGCTGGGTTGCGCGCACTGCTACGATGCCATGGAGCACAGCCTGCGCGAGTTGCTGCGGCGGCTGCATGGCAGCTCGCGTCATGTGGGTCAGCGTTACGATGCGCCGGTCACCCATGTGCTGGAGAAACCGGACACGCTGCACGACTTGCGGGACCGTCTGCGCCGCGCCGTCGAGGCGGAGCAGTTCGAACTGGCGGCGTCGCTCCGCGACCGCATTCGCCAGTTGGAGACGGAAACCGTATGA